A segment of the Lycium ferocissimum isolate CSIRO_LF1 chromosome 5, AGI_CSIRO_Lferr_CH_V1, whole genome shotgun sequence genome:
GTTAAGTGAATATAAAGCTAGACAAGTAAAGAATCACCAAGATTTGTCAATGGTGAGACTTACTCTCAATGCATGAATTTCCATAACTCTGCCTCATAGCGTCAAAGAAACTATCATCCTTCGCATCTCGCATCACTGCAAGGATAATCATAAACTTCAATTCTTATGGCAAAAATGCTGTGAATTTGTGATCATAGTCTTCATGGCAAAGGAAAAGCATACATTGGTCAAAAAAGGTATTTCTGTAATTAGGGGTGGAGCCAACTGAAAGCAGCTGAACTGCTTCTACATCTCTTGTCATTGACACCTTAGATGATGCACTTAAGTTTTGTGTGTCTAAAAGTATGCCTGCAAGCTGGGAAGTAGATTGTCAGAGTTCAAAATGTGTGTCTCACTTCTTCTATTGGTCATGTGAGAAATGGAGTAACTTATTTAGTACCAGAAGCTTTTTCAAGATAGGTGTCTGAAGTAGGTCATAAGCATCCTCACAGTAATTGTCCGTTAGAACAGTGCATCCTGATACAGCCTACAGGTATGACATACGGCAGGAGAAAACGTTAGAAGTCTTCGTCAAATTATGCTACGTTGTTTGTACTTAAAATCTTTTGTTTTAAAGATCTTTAACACACTATAAGTACCTCTCCATTAGTTTTGAGTATGTCTTCACCAACTACAAGGATGCTTAGCTGCTTAGCCAATAGTAATGTTTCCAAATCAACCTGTTCAAAACCAAAAGACGAAAAAAATCAGCATTAGCTCATCAAAGGAAACAGTCCCAAATGGCTTACAAGTGGTATAACTTGCAAGATCTGTTCTCACATTCTCGGGAGATTGAATATTCTATGCATTACTAAATGGTAATATAATTAGATCTTTGATGGCTGTCTTAAAAGATAGGAAGATGCTAATCCAGAAATCAATGAACAGGACATGATAACCAAGGTTTGTTAGACTCAAAATAAGCACAGAGATATATGACTCGCTAAAGCATGTCGAATTGTGCCTTTTGCGGCTTGCAGGTACATAGAAAAACTGAGATTAATGTTTCAGTTTAGCTAGTTAGTTTCTTGGTCTTGTTCACATTTCACAAGTTATAATAAATCAATTTCAAAGCACATAACACTAGAATGCCTGCAAGCTTGACAATAAAGGAAATTGACTTCATCTCAAGAGTGTCAAGGTCTTGGGACTAGTACCTCATCAGAAAACATCAGAGATTTGACATCaacaccaacaaggtgaaaaaGCCATGCCGCTTGCCGCTGCTTCAACATCTTTCTTCTAGTCATATTCATCACAGGAACCACCACCTGTGTTGTATTCGCTTCTCCTCCTTCTTGCTCATTAGCCCTCATCCTATTTTCCAACAACCAAGCATAGCAAATTGCCGCCACCATTGAGCTTGTACCTACAATATTCCAACTAACTCAGTGAAATAGCCGAAACCTAAAGCAAATACACAAGATGTACTAATTTaaaagagataatggtcaaaaacatacctgaactatcacttttttgtgAGCAACTATCCGTTGTTCCCCTTTCCCtatctgaactatcaccatctatgtattaaataCACCTAGTTGAGGATAATGATGGTTCATGTAAGAAAAGAGAATAACTGATAAGTGACCTAGTCAGCGTCCAGGTGTATTTTATACATAGATGGTAATGgtttaggtaggaaaagggaacaactgatagttggaGTGTGAAACTCGCTaaaaagtgatagtttaggtagaaaaaacaactgatagttgggtTGGGAAACTTGCAAAAAGATtatagttcaggtgtgtttttgaccattaactcaatttaaatttggaaaaagaaattcaGCTGGAACTCAACTGTTGGAAGGTCCAGAGAGCACAATTTTAGCTTTCCCATTAATTTCTCCACTGAAAATGTTGTTGATCTTGTCTCTCTGCTCCTTCAAGAACCGATTCAATCCTTGACTCTTCAAATCTTCCTCGCTGACTTCATCTTTGTTCACGTTATTCTTCTGCAAAACCTTCTCGAAAGCACACGTGGACGCGGAGATAGTCCTCCGATGAGCCGACTCTACTAAATTCCTCGGAGGCGAAAGGACCCGATCGTCCGGGATTGAGCATGTCGTCGAAGAAATCGACCTCCTATGAGAAGATTCAATGAGACTTTTGGGTGGTGAAAGTGGCTTGTCATCTAAAAAATGTGACACATTGTCCGTTGAGTTGGTGGCGGGAATTTTAAAAGTTCGTTTTGGAGAATGGATAGACTGTAGCTGAGGTGCATTGGAGTTTGTATGGAACCGTGTTCTACGACTGTTTGATTGGCGGGGTGGGAGGGTGAGTGCGGGTTGTTGGTGCTGATCATTGTTGGGATTAGGAGAAGTGGGTCCAGTTGTGCTTATGGTGGGCCCATCATTTGGAGGTTTGAAGGTGTTGGAGAGCCAATCTTGAACGTTTGATGAAGGTGATGTGCTGGCTGAGGGAGGATTAATGTACGGTTCTGATTTGTTGCGGttgtgtttcttgtttttgagaGGATTTCTTCACTGAAACCAACCACTGATCTATGCCTGTTTTTCCAGTAAATGAAATCTGTTAAACTTTGTAAAATAAGAACATTAAATTTTGCGGGGCCAAATAGGCAAATTGAATTGCATTTGGCTATTTGGTTAGAGTCTTATTTAACCCTAAAGTCCCGAAATGGAAAAAACTTGATCCAAGCCACTAGTAACATGGCATGTTTCTTTTGCATACACTTTttatcacttaatcatgattAGTTAATATGTGACTTCACTTCAATTTATaacttaaccatgattaaaatAATATGGTTTGTTGTAAACACTGAGTTTGGATGAGCTTTTTAAATCAAACATGCCTTTACATAATTGTGGGTCAAAACTGATTGCCAGAGCTTTAATCAATACTACTAACGTTTTAATCAGCAAATGTTAGAGACTACAATAATGCTTAAAAAATAAGTAGTGAAGTAGTTCATAAACTTGGGCTAATTGGGACAGATGACTATGACTTTTTCTAATCTCTTTCAAGCTTTGCAGTCTAGAGGTTCTTCTCAGTTACAATTCATAAGCTTGGGGGACATAATAGATAGTAGAAGATAATGACCTCAAGATCGATTATTggcgaaaataaaatattaactatGTTAATAGCTTCTCTATATCTTGGGTACAAACTTGTTAAATGTGCAGGTAGCATTTGTTTTTTCCGTCCTTTTTTAATTGTATACTTTGATCATAAGTGCACATTTCTGTTACTTTTACTTTTGtttagtatgatgatgatataactTGAGCTTAAATGGATAAGTAAGAATTCATATAGACGACTCCAAAttgtttgggattgaggcatagctattattgtaattGTACAGTCCTGTTGCACTCAGAGATAACACCAACAAACTTGAATATGATTTATCAAAGAAATGGTATGATTGTCAACAATACAAATGCAAAGTGCAACAATGTTAAGTTGGTTTTACCGAAAAGATGAGCTATTAGCTTTTTACCTTCTAGCAGACCTAGAAAGAGGATCTCTGCCTTCAGTAAGAGAATCTGCAATTCTAGCATGAGATGTTGCAAACCTAGGGGAAGCCACTAGCCGCCCTGGGGGCGACTCACTTCCACGACCAGGTGATGATGCCACCATTTGCTTAGCTTCGTGCAGCCACTCCTGAGTTAGCCTGCTACTAACACTCCTTGTGCTCGAGTCGAAATCATCTTCGTCATCCATCAGATTCGTGCTAATTCCCTTCAGATCATACGTTTTTTTATCAGGACTTGGTGTCCCAAAAAACATGTCATTCATAAAATCAGTTAAGTCCGGGACATGACTAACAGGCTTCTTGCTCTGTGCAATTATCTTCTGTAAGCTCTTTGAGGATCCTCTGCTTTCGTTTGACAGGTTCCTGTTGAATCTCTTCTCCATCGCGCGATTCTACTAGCGGAAGCAAATCTCGAATACCAAtgggaatgtaggaaattcttaGCTGAACATAGAGGGGGTGAGAAGGACAACGTTGTAGAAACATTGCTAAAATAAATGAATAGCAAATGTTGTAACATTTGGCCGGCACAAAGGTTGTCTTTTCTTGGTGTAGTCTTGTGAAAATCCGCCTCCTTGGGGTTTCAAATTAGCTTTAGTTGTTTTTAGTGCAATTGTCTATTAAACATTAGCTGAAATCAAGACCTAATTCTTTGTATAGGCACAAACTAGCTAGAGACGATAACGAATTCGTAGCTAactttattgatgattatattAGTATAGATAGTGTAGAATGAAGAAAATAGTAATGCGAGACAATCCGGATATTATTCCCAAATTGTAGGGTACGAAGATAAATTAATCAAGCAGCAACAAGGGGACGAGGACGGTTTCAATTAGGCCTTACTTTGGTCATGATCAAAGGAGAACGAGAAGGTTAAAAAGTCTAGATAACTAATTGACtatgaataaagaatgtgaCCGTGCAAGAACTTTTAATAGTTTGTTCATGCATTAGTACACGATACAAAGGTAATTAAACATGGTCTAAAGAGAAATAAGCTAGACATAAGTCTTATGTAGACTGCATGAAGATATAGTTGGTAAATCATACCATGAGTGAAATATAATAATGAAGTACATAATAATCAAAAGTACTGCAAGAGTTTAACACTCAGTGATGAGCCAAACATATGCACTCATACGTATATTGTTGGACCTACTGTCGCAGACTAAGTAGTATATCATCAGAATTTAGTGGAAGCAATAAAAATTCAAGTTCTTCAGCTGTACGATAACCTATAGGTATGGGCCTCTCAACCAACATTTTGTTTGAGCTGGTTATGGGCTAGGCCTAGGAAACCAGAATTAGAAAAAGCCCAATTCActcagcatttcctttgttagCGTTTAGCCATAGAttttggatcagattttaaaattttatctcCAAATACCTGTTTGGTCATAGATTTTGGATTAGATTTGGAAAATCtatcttcaaaaaaattacaagt
Coding sequences within it:
- the LOC132056002 gene encoding uncharacterized protein LOC132056002, with the protein product MVAAICYAWLLENRMRANEQEGGEANTTQVVVPVMNMTRRKMLKQRQAAWLFHLVGVDVKSLMFSDEVDLETLLLAKQLSILVVGEDILKTNGEAVSGCTVLTDNYCEDAYDLLQTPILKKLLLAGILLDTQNLSASSKVSMTRDVEAVQLLSVGSTPNYRNTFFDQLMRDAKDDSFFDAMRQSYGNSCIETSHKYRDEHLLEKNSVPQENTPSSDKISKDQKNGKTNRVSPNTGKTTNSRVHAPPILPAKPVDASRGKNKTFFLAKWFGLGK